One part of the Pseudomonas sp. MYb118 genome encodes these proteins:
- a CDS encoding alkaline phosphatase D family protein, with product MLIPTVGPIVGHTTSRHARIFLRGDVQVGAMVFAGLRFRRAGESDWSSPAFIQLTEARDMCEVVTLTPLAANTEYEYQAGWLPAPGLEALEQWLLHWPGKVYRFTTPSDRSALPRGYIVGSCRYLRMTAGLPSLPQLGDRIFASIHHLAQRSEAAVNALLMIGDQVYIDDLNIIAPDREYKAILHKYRTAFSQPHIANLMASLPTYMILDDHEIEDNWPANRSPQDDVLYNNTMAAYELYQASHGPALERRGDGTVEDLPRRYWYPITHGDIEWFVTDSRSRRNLSADNRRMLDEEQEEALCNWLIQSPARVKFVVTSVMFYPDGKSPGGDAWKAFPEQRLRLLETIRTQRIKNVFFVCGDVHGSLTSRLSHSEDPDFEVHTIVSSPLCNSLFLPYAKASTFILDQPLARTEAGEYRHQLTSAVISQDNFAHLLVEAEQLRVSYYDRYGKWLQSLNFTLR from the coding sequence ATGCTTATCCCCACTGTTGGCCCGATCGTTGGTCACACGACCTCCCGTCACGCGCGGATTTTCCTGCGTGGGGACGTTCAGGTAGGTGCCATGGTATTTGCCGGCCTGCGTTTTCGACGTGCGGGCGAGTCTGACTGGTCCAGCCCCGCGTTCATTCAGCTGACAGAAGCGCGGGATATGTGCGAGGTGGTGACCCTGACCCCGCTCGCGGCCAACACCGAATATGAGTACCAGGCAGGCTGGCTGCCGGCGCCTGGCTTGGAGGCGCTTGAGCAATGGTTGCTGCACTGGCCTGGCAAGGTCTATCGCTTTACCACGCCGTCAGACCGTTCTGCGCTGCCGAGGGGGTACATTGTCGGGTCCTGTCGATACCTGCGCATGACCGCCGGCCTGCCTTCGCTGCCCCAGCTGGGTGACCGGATCTTCGCTTCGATCCACCACCTGGCGCAGCGCAGCGAAGCCGCCGTCAACGCGTTGCTGATGATCGGCGACCAGGTCTATATCGACGATTTGAACATCATCGCACCTGACCGCGAATACAAGGCCATCCTGCACAAGTACCGCACAGCCTTCTCCCAACCGCACATTGCCAACCTGATGGCCAGTCTGCCGACGTACATGATCCTCGACGACCACGAGATCGAAGACAACTGGCCGGCCAACAGAAGTCCCCAGGACGATGTGCTCTACAACAATACGATGGCGGCGTACGAGCTGTACCAGGCCAGCCACGGCCCGGCCCTCGAACGGCGTGGCGATGGCACGGTCGAGGATCTCCCGCGGCGTTACTGGTACCCGATCACCCACGGCGATATCGAATGGTTCGTCACCGACAGCCGCAGCCGGCGCAATCTGTCCGCCGACAATCGCCGCATGCTTGACGAAGAACAGGAGGAGGCTTTGTGCAACTGGCTGATCCAGAGCCCCGCACGGGTCAAATTCGTGGTCACCAGCGTGATGTTCTATCCGGACGGCAAAAGCCCCGGCGGCGATGCCTGGAAGGCGTTTCCAGAGCAACGGCTACGCCTGCTGGAGACTATTCGCACACAGCGGATCAAAAACGTCTTCTTCGTCTGTGGCGATGTCCACGGTTCGCTGACCAGTCGACTGAGCCACAGCGAAGACCCCGACTTCGAAGTCCACACCATTGTCTCCTCACCGCTGTGCAACAGCCTGTTTCTGCCTTACGCCAAGGCCTCGACCTTCATCCTCGATCAACCGCTGGCCCGCACAGAGGCCGGCGAGTATCGCCACCAACTGACCAGTGCGGTGATCAGCCAGGACAATTTCGCCCACCTGCTGGTGGAAGCAGAGCAGTTGCGCGTCAGTTACTACGACAGGTACGGCAAGTGGCTGCAATCGCTGAACTTCACGTTGCGTTAA
- the aceF gene encoding dihydrolipoyllysine-residue acetyltransferase: protein MSELIRVPDIGSGEGEVIELFVKVGDRIEADQSILTLESDKASMEVPAPKAGIIKSLKVKLGDRLKEGDELLELEVEGAAAAAPAPAAAPAEKAAPAAAPAAAPAAAPAAPAAASVQQVHVPDIGSAGKAQIIEIQVKVGDTVEADQSLITLESDKASMEIPSPAAGVIKAISVKLNDEVGTGDLILDLEVVGAAAPAAAAPAQAAAPAAAAPAPAAAAPAAPVADSVQDIHVPDIGSAGKAKIIEVLVKAGDSVEADQSLITLESDKASMEIPSPAAGVVESVSVKLDDEVGTGDLILKLKVKGAAPAAAAPAAAAPSAPAPAAAPAAAPAASAPAAAPVAAPAKPGAKVHAGPAVRQLAREFGVELSAVGASGPHGRILKEDVQAYVKAMMQKATQAPAAAAGATGGAGIPPIPEVDFSRFGEIEEVPMTRLMQVGAANLHRSWLNVPHVTQFDSADITELEAFRVAQKAVAEKAGVKLTILPLLLKSCAHLLKELPDFNSSLAPSGKAIIRKKYVNVGFAVDTPDGLLVPVIKNVDQKSLLQLAAEAASLAEKARTKKLSSDEMQGACFTISSLGHIGGTGFTPIVNAPEVAILGVSKATIQPVWDGKAFQPKLMLPLSLSYDHRVINGAAAARFTKRLSDLLADIRTILL, encoded by the coding sequence GTGAGCGAACTCATTCGCGTACCTGACATCGGCAGCGGTGAAGGTGAAGTAATTGAACTGTTTGTGAAGGTCGGCGACCGTATCGAAGCCGACCAGAGCATCCTGACGCTGGAATCGGACAAGGCGAGCATGGAAGTGCCTGCGCCGAAGGCCGGTATCATCAAGAGCCTGAAAGTGAAGCTGGGCGATCGCCTGAAAGAAGGCGACGAACTGCTCGAGCTGGAAGTCGAGGGCGCCGCTGCTGCGGCCCCTGCGCCGGCTGCTGCGCCTGCGGAAAAAGCGGCTCCGGCCGCCGCCCCTGCTGCTGCACCCGCCGCTGCTCCTGCCGCCCCTGCTGCCGCTTCGGTCCAGCAGGTGCACGTGCCGGACATCGGTTCGGCCGGCAAGGCACAGATCATCGAGATCCAGGTCAAGGTCGGCGACACCGTCGAGGCTGACCAGTCGCTGATCACCCTGGAATCCGACAAGGCGAGCATGGAAATCCCATCGCCTGCCGCTGGCGTGATCAAGGCCATCAGCGTCAAGCTCAACGATGAAGTCGGCACCGGCGACCTGATCCTGGACCTGGAAGTGGTGGGTGCTGCGGCGCCTGCTGCTGCCGCTCCAGCCCAGGCTGCTGCTCCGGCCGCTGCTGCGCCAGCCCCTGCCGCTGCCGCACCGGCAGCCCCGGTTGCCGACAGCGTCCAGGACATCCACGTTCCGGACATCGGTTCGGCGGGCAAGGCCAAGATCATCGAAGTGCTGGTCAAGGCCGGCGACAGCGTCGAAGCCGACCAGTCGCTGATCACCCTGGAATCCGACAAGGCGAGCATGGAAATTCCATCGCCTGCCGCTGGCGTGGTGGAAAGCGTCTCCGTGAAGCTCGACGATGAAGTCGGCACTGGCGACCTGATCCTCAAGCTCAAAGTCAAAGGCGCCGCTCCGGCTGCCGCGGCACCTGCCGCCGCCGCTCCAAGCGCTCCTGCCCCAGCTGCCGCTCCGGCCGCTGCACCGGCTGCGTCGGCTCCTGCTGCTGCGCCAGTCGCTGCACCGGCCAAGCCGGGCGCCAAGGTTCACGCCGGCCCAGCCGTGCGTCAACTGGCCCGCGAGTTCGGCGTCGAGCTGAGCGCTGTCGGCGCCAGCGGTCCGCACGGTCGCATCCTCAAAGAAGACGTGCAGGCGTACGTCAAGGCCATGATGCAGAAGGCCACCCAGGCCCCGGCCGCTGCTGCCGGCGCCACCGGTGGTGCAGGCATCCCGCCGATTCCGGAAGTCGACTTCAGCCGCTTCGGTGAAATCGAAGAAGTGCCGATGACCCGCCTGATGCAGGTCGGCGCCGCCAACCTGCACCGCAGCTGGCTGAACGTGCCACACGTGACGCAATTCGACTCGGCGGATATCACCGAGCTCGAAGCGTTCCGCGTTGCACAGAAAGCCGTCGCAGAGAAGGCCGGCGTCAAGCTGACCATCCTGCCGTTGCTGCTCAAGTCCTGCGCGCACCTGCTCAAGGAACTGCCGGACTTCAACAGCTCGCTGGCGCCAAGCGGCAAGGCGATCATCCGCAAGAAATACGTGAACGTGGGCTTCGCCGTCGACACTCCGGATGGCCTGCTGGTACCGGTCATCAAGAACGTCGACCAGAAGAGCCTGCTGCAACTGGCCGCCGAGGCCGCTTCCCTGGCTGAAAAAGCCCGGACCAAGAAGCTCTCGTCGGACGAGATGCAGGGCGCCTGCTTCACCATTTCCAGCCTCGGCCACATTGGCGGCACCGGCTTCACGCCGATCGTCAACGCGCCGGAAGTGGCGATCCTCGGTGTTTCCAAGGCAACCATCCAGCCGGTCTGGGACGGCAAGGCCTTCCAGCCTAAGCTGATGCTGCCTCTGTCGCTGTCCTACGATCACCGTGTGATCAACGGCGCCGCTGCGGCACGCTTCACCAAGCGTCTGAGCGATTTGCTGGCGGACATTCGCACCATTCTGCTGTAA
- the aceE gene encoding pyruvate dehydrogenase (acetyl-transferring), homodimeric type, giving the protein MQDLDPVETQEWLDALESVLDKEGEDRAHYLMTRMGELATRSGSQLPYAITTPYRNTIPVTHEARMPGDLFMERRIRSLVRWNAMAMVMRTNLKDSDLGGHISSFASSATLYDIGFNYFFQAPTDEHGGDLIYFQGHTSPGVYARAFMEGRISEEQMNNFRQEVDGQGLSSYPHPWLMPDFWQFPTVSMGLGPIQAIYQARFMKYLEARGFIPAGKQKIWCFLGDGECDEPESLGAISLAGREKLDNLIFVINCNLQRLDGPVRGNGKIIQELEGVFRGAQWNVSKVIWGRFWDPLLAKDVDGILQRRMDEVIDGEYQNYKAKDGAFVREHFFNSPELKAMVADLSDDEIWKLNRGGHDPYKVYAAYHQAVNHKDQPTVILAKTIKGYGTGAGEAKNTAHNTKKVDVDSLKLFRDRFDIPVRDEELENLPFFKPEPNSAEARYLSERRAALGGFVPQRRAQSFSVPTPSLDTLKAILDGSGDREISTTMAFVRILAQLVKDKEIGPRIVPIIPDEARTFGMEGMFRQLGIYSSVGQLYEPVDKDQVMFYKEDKKGQILEEGINEAGAMSSFIAAGTSYSSHNQPMLPFYIFYSMFGFQRIGDLAWAAGDSRTRGFLIGGTAGRTTLNGEGLQHEDGHSHLLAATIPNCRTYDPTYGYELAVIIQDGMKKMTEEQQDVFYYITVMNESYQQPAMPAGAEEGIKKGMYLLEEDTREAAHHVQLMGSGTILREVREAAKILREEFNVGADVWSVTSFNELRRDGLAVERTNRLHPGQKPKRSYVEECLTGRKGPVIASTDYMKLFAEQIRQWVPSKEFKVLGTDGFGRSDSRKKLRHFFEVDRHFVVLAALEALADRGDIEPKVVSEAIAKFGIDPEKRNPLDC; this is encoded by the coding sequence ATGCAAGACCTCGATCCCGTCGAAACCCAGGAATGGCTGGACGCCCTGGAATCGGTTCTCGACAAAGAAGGCGAAGACCGTGCTCACTATCTGATGACCCGTATGGGCGAACTCGCAACCCGCAGCGGTTCGCAATTGCCTTACGCCATCACCACGCCATACCGCAACACCATTCCCGTTACCCACGAAGCACGCATGCCTGGCGACCTGTTCATGGAACGCCGCATTCGCTCGCTGGTACGCTGGAACGCGATGGCCATGGTGATGCGTACGAACCTGAAAGATTCTGACCTGGGCGGTCACATCTCCAGCTTCGCCTCCAGCGCCACCCTGTACGACATCGGCTTCAACTATTTCTTCCAGGCCCCGACCGACGAACACGGCGGCGACCTGATCTACTTCCAGGGCCACACCTCGCCAGGCGTCTACGCCCGCGCATTCATGGAAGGCCGCATCAGCGAAGAACAGATGAACAACTTCCGCCAGGAAGTCGACGGTCAGGGCCTGTCGTCCTACCCGCACCCTTGGCTGATGCCTGACTTCTGGCAGTTCCCGACCGTATCCATGGGTCTGGGCCCGATCCAGGCGATCTACCAGGCGCGTTTCATGAAGTACCTGGAAGCCCGTGGCTTCATTCCTGCCGGCAAGCAGAAGATCTGGTGCTTCCTGGGCGACGGCGAGTGCGACGAGCCGGAATCCCTGGGCGCGATCTCGCTGGCTGGCCGCGAGAAGCTCGACAACCTGATCTTCGTCATCAACTGCAACCTGCAGCGCCTCGACGGCCCGGTTCGCGGCAACGGCAAGATCATCCAGGAACTCGAAGGCGTGTTCCGTGGTGCGCAGTGGAACGTATCGAAAGTCATCTGGGGCCGTTTCTGGGACCCACTGCTGGCCAAGGACGTCGACGGCATCCTGCAACGCCGCATGGACGAAGTCATCGACGGCGAGTACCAGAACTACAAAGCCAAAGACGGCGCATTCGTGCGTGAGCACTTCTTCAACTCGCCAGAACTCAAGGCGATGGTTGCCGATCTGTCCGACGACGAGATCTGGAAGCTCAACCGTGGCGGCCACGACCCGTACAAGGTCTACGCGGCGTACCACCAGGCGGTCAACCACAAGGACCAGCCTACCGTCATCCTGGCCAAGACCATCAAGGGTTATGGCACCGGTGCCGGCGAAGCGAAAAACACCGCGCACAACACCAAGAAAGTCGACGTCGACAGCCTGAAGCTGTTCCGCGACCGCTTCGACATCCCGGTCCGGGACGAAGAGCTGGAAAACCTGCCGTTCTTCAAGCCTGAGCCAAACAGCGCCGAAGCCCGCTACCTGAGCGAGCGTCGTGCCGCACTGGGTGGTTTCGTGCCACAGCGTCGCGCGCAGAGCTTCAGCGTACCGACCCCGTCGCTGGACACCCTCAAGGCGATCCTCGACGGCTCGGGCGACCGTGAAATCTCCACCACCATGGCTTTCGTGCGCATCCTTGCGCAGCTGGTCAAGGACAAGGAAATCGGCCCGCGCATCGTCCCGATCATCCCGGACGAAGCCCGTACCTTCGGTATGGAAGGCATGTTCCGTCAGTTGGGCATCTACTCGTCCGTCGGCCAGCTCTACGAGCCAGTCGATAAAGACCAGGTGATGTTCTACAAGGAAGACAAGAAGGGCCAGATCCTCGAAGAAGGCATCAACGAAGCGGGCGCCATGAGCTCCTTCATCGCTGCCGGTACTTCGTACTCCAGCCACAACCAGCCGATGCTGCCGTTCTACATCTTCTACTCGATGTTCGGCTTCCAGCGTATCGGTGACCTGGCCTGGGCCGCTGGCGACAGCCGTACCCGTGGCTTCCTGATCGGCGGCACCGCCGGCCGTACCACCCTCAACGGTGAAGGCCTGCAGCACGAAGACGGTCACAGCCACCTGCTGGCTGCCACCATCCCGAACTGCCGCACCTATGATCCAACCTACGGCTACGAGCTGGCGGTGATCATCCAGGACGGCATGAAGAAGATGACCGAAGAGCAACAGGACGTCTTCTACTACATCACCGTGATGAACGAGTCCTACCAGCAGCCAGCCATGCCTGCCGGTGCCGAAGAAGGCATCAAGAAAGGCATGTACCTGCTCGAGGAAGACACCCGCGAAGCGGCGCATCACGTTCAGCTGATGGGCTCCGGCACCATCCTGCGTGAAGTGCGTGAAGCGGCGAAGATCCTGCGTGAAGAGTTCAACGTCGGCGCCGACGTCTGGAGCGTCACCAGCTTCAACGAACTGCGTCGCGATGGCCTGGCCGTCGAGCGCACCAACCGCCTGCACCCTGGCCAGAAGCCTAAGCGCAGCTACGTTGAAGAGTGCCTGACTGGCCGTAAGGGTCCGGTCATCGCTTCGACCGACTACATGAAACTGTTCGCCGAGCAGATCCGTCAGTGGGTACCGTCCAAGGAATTCAAAGTCCTGGGCACCGACGGTTTCGGCCGCAGCGACAGCCGCAAGAAACTGCGTCATTTCTTCGAAGTCGACCGTCATTTCGTGGTGTTGGCAGCCCTTGAAGCACTGGCTGACCGTGGCGATATCGAACCCAAGGTGGTGTCTGAAGCCATCGCCAAGTTCGGGATCGACCCGGAAAAACGCAACCCACTGGACTGCTGA
- the glnE gene encoding bifunctional [glutamate--ammonia ligase]-adenylyl-L-tyrosine phosphorylase/[glutamate--ammonia-ligase] adenylyltransferase, producing the protein MSLPSLAELPGILLPLVTRAEQSFRAAVEALGGDHGLASWTTERWAQFARVTAASDFVIEQSVRDPLMLLALVQSGELDRPFAPGELCGQIAAAVNEAQTEDELGRALRRQRTRHQVRIIWRDLTRQADLVQTCRDLSDMADASIDQAYQWLYKRHCEQFGVPTGRRSGEPQQMVILGMGKLGAVELNLSSDIDLIFAYPEGGETVGVKRSLDNQEFFIRLGQRLIKALDPMTVDGFVFRVDMRLRPYGSSGALVLSFNALEQYYQDQGRDWERYAMIKSRVVAGDQVSGAQLQEMLRPFVYRRYLDFSAIEALRTMKQLIQQEVRRKGMADNIKLGSGGIREVEFIAQAFQLIHGGRDLSLQQRPLLKVLGTLEGQGYLPPAVVSELREGYEFLRYTEHAIQAIADRQTQMLPDGAQDQARIAFMLGFDDWAAFHERLMFWRDRVAWHFGQVIADPDEEAGAESEVVVGGEWLPLWEEAQDEEAACRQLQEGGFSDAGKALKALAGLRSSPQLRAMQRLGRERLDAFIPRLLAQAVEHSNPDLVLERVLPLVEAVARRSAYLVLLTENPGALRRLLTLCAASPWIAEQITRFPLLLDELLNEGRLFKPPLAPELAAELRERLTRIPEDDLEQQMEALRHFKLAHRLRVAASEIAGHLPLMKVSDYLTWLAEAILEQVLALAWRQTVAKYGTPLRNDGTLCDPGFIIVGYGKVGGLELGHGSDLDLVFIHDGDPQAETDGPKSIDGAQFFTRLGQRIIHLLTAQTNSGQLYEVDMRLRPSGASGLLVSSLGAFARYQENEAWTWEHQALVRARVLVGSQDVGEAFEKVRAAILGKTRDLAKLRQEVSEMRAKMRDNLGSKSTGAGTAANAFEATAPFDLKQDAGGIVDIEFMVQYAALAWSETHPPLLRWTDNIRILEELEHEGLMPAEDASLLREAYKAYRSAAHRQALQKDPGVIPGDQFVDERRQVMRIWRELGLS; encoded by the coding sequence ATGAGCCTGCCTTCGCTTGCCGAACTTCCCGGCATCCTCCTGCCGTTGGTCACCCGCGCCGAGCAGTCGTTCCGTGCGGCTGTGGAGGCACTCGGGGGTGACCATGGCCTGGCCAGCTGGACCACTGAACGCTGGGCACAGTTTGCCCGCGTCACTGCGGCCAGCGACTTCGTCATTGAACAGAGTGTTCGTGACCCTTTGATGTTGCTCGCGCTGGTGCAGTCCGGCGAACTGGATCGTCCCTTCGCGCCGGGCGAGTTGTGCGGACAAATCGCCGCAGCGGTCAATGAGGCGCAGACCGAGGACGAACTCGGCCGCGCCCTGCGTCGCCAGCGTACCCGCCATCAGGTGCGGATCATCTGGCGTGACCTGACCCGCCAGGCCGATCTGGTGCAGACCTGCCGCGACCTCTCGGACATGGCCGATGCCAGCATCGACCAGGCCTATCAGTGGTTGTACAAGCGTCATTGCGAGCAGTTCGGCGTGCCGACCGGCCGGCGCAGCGGCGAGCCGCAGCAGATGGTCATCCTCGGCATGGGCAAGCTGGGGGCGGTCGAGCTGAACCTGTCCTCGGACATCGACCTGATCTTCGCCTACCCCGAAGGCGGCGAAACCGTCGGGGTGAAGCGCTCGCTGGATAACCAGGAATTCTTCATCCGCCTTGGCCAGCGCCTGATCAAGGCACTGGACCCGATGACCGTCGACGGGTTCGTCTTCCGCGTCGACATGCGCCTGCGTCCGTATGGCTCGTCCGGTGCACTGGTGCTCAGCTTCAATGCACTGGAGCAGTATTACCAGGACCAGGGCCGCGACTGGGAACGCTACGCGATGATCAAGTCGCGGGTGGTGGCGGGCGACCAGGTCAGCGGCGCGCAATTGCAGGAAATGCTGCGGCCGTTCGTGTACCGGCGTTACCTGGACTTCTCGGCCATCGAAGCGCTGCGCACCATGAAGCAGCTGATCCAGCAGGAAGTGCGGCGCAAGGGCATGGCCGATAACATCAAGCTCGGCTCCGGCGGCATTCGCGAAGTGGAGTTCATCGCCCAGGCGTTCCAGTTGATCCACGGCGGGCGCGACCTGAGCCTGCAGCAGCGCCCTCTATTAAAGGTACTGGGCACACTCGAAGGCCAGGGCTACCTGCCGCCCGCGGTGGTCAGCGAGTTGCGCGAAGGCTACGAGTTCCTGCGCTACACCGAGCACGCGATCCAGGCGATTGCCGATCGCCAGACCCAGATGCTGCCGGACGGCGCACAGGATCAGGCGCGGATTGCCTTTATGCTGGGTTTTGATGACTGGGCGGCCTTCCATGAACGGTTGATGTTCTGGCGTGATCGAGTGGCCTGGCACTTTGGCCAGGTGATCGCTGATCCCGATGAAGAGGCGGGCGCCGAAAGCGAAGTGGTGGTCGGCGGCGAATGGCTGCCGCTGTGGGAAGAAGCGCAGGACGAAGAAGCGGCATGCCGTCAGTTGCAAGAGGGCGGTTTCAGCGATGCCGGCAAAGCCCTGAAAGCCTTGGCTGGTCTGCGCAGCAGCCCGCAGTTGCGGGCGATGCAGCGTTTGGGCCGCGAGCGCCTGGATGCCTTTATTCCAAGGCTGCTGGCCCAGGCTGTCGAGCACAGCAATCCCGACCTGGTGCTCGAGCGTGTACTGCCATTGGTGGAAGCCGTGGCCCGGCGGTCCGCCTATCTGGTGCTGCTGACCGAAAACCCCGGAGCCTTGCGCCGCCTGCTGACCTTGTGCGCCGCCAGTCCGTGGATCGCCGAGCAGATCACCCGCTTCCCGCTGTTGCTCGATGAACTGCTCAACGAAGGCCGGTTGTTCAAGCCACCGCTGGCGCCGGAGCTGGCGGCCGAATTGCGCGAGCGCCTGACGCGCATCCCCGAGGACGACCTCGAGCAGCAAATGGAAGCCCTGCGCCATTTCAAGCTGGCACACCGCCTGCGCGTCGCCGCCTCGGAAATCGCCGGACACCTGCCGTTGATGAAGGTCAGCGATTACCTGACCTGGCTGGCCGAAGCGATTCTCGAGCAGGTGCTGGCCCTGGCCTGGCGCCAGACCGTGGCCAAGTACGGCACACCGTTGCGCAACGACGGCACGTTGTGCGATCCGGGCTTCATCATCGTCGGTTATGGCAAGGTCGGCGGCCTGGAACTGGGCCATGGTTCCGACCTGGACCTGGTGTTCATCCACGACGGCGATCCGCAGGCGGAAACCGACGGGCCGAAATCCATCGACGGTGCGCAGTTCTTTACCCGGCTGGGGCAGCGGATCATCCACTTGCTCACGGCCCAGACCAACTCCGGCCAGTTGTACGAAGTGGACATGCGTCTGCGACCCTCCGGGGCGTCGGGGCTGCTGGTCAGTTCGCTGGGGGCGTTTGCCCGCTACCAGGAAAACGAAGCCTGGACCTGGGAGCATCAGGCTCTGGTGCGGGCGCGGGTGCTGGTGGGTAGCCAGGATGTCGGCGAGGCGTTCGAGAAAGTGCGCGCCGCCATCTTGGGCAAAACCCGTGACCTGGCGAAGCTGCGCCAGGAGGTCAGCGAGATGCGCGCCAAGATGCGCGATAACCTGGGCAGCAAGAGCACCGGGGCCGGCACGGCGGCGAATGCCTTTGAGGCCACGGCGCCATTCGACCTCAAGCAGGACGCCGGAGGTATCGTCGATATTGAATTTATGGTGCAATACGCCGCCCTGGCGTGGTCCGAAACACACCCGCCATTGCTGCGCTGGACGGACAATATCCGCATTCTGGAAGAGCTGGAACACGAAGGGCTGATGCCTGCCGAAGACGCCAGCCTGTTGCGCGAGGCCTATAAAGCCTACCGCTCCGCCGCTCACCGGCAGGCCTTGCAGAAGGATCCGGGGGTAATACCGGGCGACCAGTTCGTGGACGAACGGCGGCAGGTGATGCGGATTTGGCGTGAACTGGGGCTAAGCTGA
- the waaF gene encoding lipopolysaccharide heptosyltransferase II: protein MKILIVGPSWVGDMVMAQTLFQCLKQRHPQCEINVLAPEWSRPILERMPEVRQALSFPLGHGVLELATRRRIGKSLAGQYDQAILLPNSLKSALVPFFAGIPKRTGWRGEFRYGLLNDVRTLDKERYPLMIERFMALAYEPGLELPKPYPRPSLQIDPVTREAALAKFGLTLDRPVLALCPGAEFGESKRWPSEHYAKVAEAKIREGWQVWLFGSKNDHGVGEDIRARLIPGLREESVNLSGGTSLAEAIDLLSCADSVVSNDSGLMHVAAALNRPLVAVYGSTSPGFTPPLAEHVEIVRLGIECSPCFDRTCRFGHYNCLRQLMPQAVNEALQKLQGTAVEVQ from the coding sequence ATGAAAATTCTGATCGTTGGGCCCAGTTGGGTCGGTGACATGGTGATGGCGCAGACACTGTTCCAGTGTCTCAAGCAGCGCCACCCGCAATGCGAGATCAATGTCCTGGCCCCCGAGTGGAGCCGGCCGATTCTCGAACGCATGCCCGAAGTTCGCCAGGCCTTGAGCTTCCCGCTCGGCCACGGCGTGCTGGAGCTGGCGACTCGCCGGCGCATCGGCAAATCCCTGGCCGGTCAGTACGACCAGGCGATCCTGCTGCCCAATTCCCTGAAGTCCGCACTGGTGCCGTTTTTTGCCGGCATTCCCAAGCGCACCGGCTGGCGTGGCGAGTTCCGCTACGGCTTGCTCAATGATGTGCGCACGCTGGACAAAGAGCGTTACCCGCTGATGATCGAGCGTTTCATGGCCCTGGCCTACGAGCCCGGTCTTGAACTGCCCAAGCCCTATCCAAGGCCGTCCCTGCAGATCGACCCGGTCACCCGTGAAGCGGCGCTGGCGAAATTCGGCCTGACCCTCGACCGTCCGGTGCTGGCGCTGTGTCCTGGCGCCGAGTTCGGCGAATCCAAGCGCTGGCCATCCGAGCATTACGCCAAGGTCGCCGAGGCGAAGATCCGTGAGGGCTGGCAAGTCTGGTTGTTCGGTTCGAAAAACGACCATGGGGTGGGCGAAGACATCCGCGCGCGGCTGATCCCCGGCCTGCGCGAGGAGTCGGTCAACCTCAGTGGCGGCACGTCCCTGGCCGAAGCCATCGACCTGTTGTCCTGCGCCGACTCGGTGGTGTCCAACGACTCGGGCCTGATGCACGTCGCGGCGGCGCTGAACCGTCCGCTGGTGGCGGTCTATGGCTCGACATCGCCGGGCTTCACCCCGCCACTGGCCGAGCACGTGGAGATCGTGCGCCTGGGCATCGAATGCAGCCCGTGCTTTGATCGCACGTGCCGTTTCGGTCATTACAACTGCCTGCGCCAACTGATGCCGCAAGCGGTGAACGAAGCCTTGCAGAAGTTGCAGGGCACAGCGGTCGAGGTCCAATAG